In Nocardioides daphniae, the DNA window AGCTCGAGAGCTTCACGCACAACAGCACCGAGTTCCTCCGTCGCGAGCAGGACCTGCTGCTGCACGGCCAGGGCGTCCCGGTGCCGCGCACCAAGATCGCCGACCGGCCCGTGGTCGTGGTGGTCCCCGGCCGCGACTACGTCGAGGAGCTCGCCGCCGTACGCCGCTTCGTCGCCGAGCAGCGGCCCGTGCTGGTGGGCGTCGACCGCGGCGCGGACGCGATCCGCTCTGCCCGGCTGCGCCCCGACATCGTCGTCGTCTCCGCCAACGCCGGCGACGACGAGCTGCCCGAGCCGAAGACCCTGAAGTCCGCCCGCGACGTCATCCTGCGCGTCGACCGTGGCGCCAACCGCAACGCGGGGGAGCGGTTCACCAAGCTCGGGGTGACCCCGCTGCTCTTCGAGTCGACGGCCACCACCGAGGACGCGGCGCTGATCCTCGCCGACGCCCAGCACGCCAGCGTCATCGTGGGGGTCGGCATGCACGCCACCCTCGACGAGTTCCTCGACCGCCAGCGTGCGGGGCTGGCCTCGACCTACCTCACCCGCCTCAAGGTGGGCCCGAGGCTCGTCGACGCGACCGCCGTGCCCACGCTCTACTCCGGGCGGGTGCGCCCGCGCCACCTGCTCGCCGTCGTCGTCGCCGGTGCCGTGGCGCTCGCTGCGGCGATCGGCACCACGCCCGTCGGCCAGGAATGGGCCGACGCCCTGACCGCCAGCTCTCCGACCTTCTCGACCAGCTCCAGGGGATGTTCCAGTGATCTCGTTCCGTACCCATGTCGTCACCCTCGTGGCCGTCTTCCTGGCGCTCGCCATCGGCGTCGTGCTCGGTGGGGGTCCGCTCAGCGAGCTGGGCCGCGGCAGTGAGGACGCCGACGCCCTGCGCGACGACGTCGCCCAGGCCCGGAGCGAGGCGCAGTTCGGCGAGTCCTTCGCCGACGACGTCTCCTCCACGCTGCTGGGCAAGCGCCTCGACGGCCGCGAGGTCGCCGTGGTGACCCTCCCGGGCGCCGACTCCGAGGTGCTCGACGGCCTCACCGAGCGCATCAAGGCCGCCGGTGGGGAGGTCACGGTCACCCAGGCGCTCGGCTCCAGCCTGGTCAACGCAGGGGAGAAGTCGCTGGTCGACACCCTCGGCAGCCAGCTGATGGCCCAGCTCCCCGACGACACCGTCACCGCCGGGGCCAGCACCTACGAGCGCGCCGGTGAGCTCATCGGCCTCAGCCTGGCGACGTCGGGGGAGAAGTCCGTCGAGGCCACGCCCCAGAGCACCGCAGTGGCCGAGGGCCTGCGCGCGCCAACCTCCTTGACGCGGCCGACGACCCGAGCGGCCGCGCGCCACTCGTGCTCGTCCTGCTCGGCGACGAGGTGACCGGCGACGGCGCCGACGCGATCCTGGGCGGCCTGCTCAGCGGCATGGCCTCCCAGGCACGTGGTCTGGTCGTCGCGGCGCCCACGGCCGACGAGGGCTCCCAGCTGGACCGGCTGCGTGAGGGCGACGCGCTGGGTGACGCCACCAGCGTCGACGGCGCCGAGACCGCGGCTGGCCAGGTGGCCGCGATCGCGGCGCTGGCACGGTCGTACGACACGCAGGGCGGGAGCTTCGGCGCCGGAGGTGCGGACGGAACCGTACCTCTCGGGTAGCATTGAAGCCCGTGAAGAGTCGTAACGCCACCAAGCACGTATTCGTCACCGGAGGCGTCGTCTCCTCCCTCGGGAAGGGACTCACGGCCTCGAGCCTGGGAAGCCTGCTGAAGGCGCGCGGCATGACCGTGACCATGCAGAAGCTGGACCCCTACCTCAACGTCGACCCGGGCACCATGAACCCGTTCGAGCACGGCGAGGTCTTCGTGACCAACGACGGCGCCGAGACCGACCTGGACGTGGGTCACTACGAGCGCTTCCTGGACACCGACCTCAACGCGATCGCCAACGTCACGACCGGTCAGGTCTACTCGACGGTGATCGCCAAGGAGCGTCGCGGCGACTACCTCGGCGACACCGTCCAGGTGATCCCGCACATCACCAACGAGATCAAGGACCGCATCCTCGCCATGGGTGGCGAGGGCATCGATCTGGTGATCACCGAGATCGGTGGCACCGTCGGTGACATCGAGTCGCTCCCGTTCCTGGAGGCCGCCCGTCAGGTCCGCCACCAGATCGGCCGCGAGAACTGCTTCTTCATCCACGTCTCGCTGGTCCCCTTCATCGGCCCGTCGGGCGAGCTGAAGACCAAGCCGACCCAGCACTCCGTGGCCGCGCTGCGCAACATCGGCATCCAGCCCGACGCCATCGTCTGCCGTGCCGACCGCGACCTGCCTGCCGGCATCAAGCGCAAGATCGCGCTCATGTGCGACGTCGACGACGAGGCCGTCATCACCTGCCCCGACGCTCCGTCGATCTACGACATCCCCAAGGTCCTGCACCGTGAAGGCCTCGACGCCTACGTCGTGCGCCGTCTCGACCTGCCCTTCCGCGACGTCGACTGGACGAGCTGGGACGACCTGCTCCGCCGGGTGCACCACCCGAAGGAGGAGGTCACCATCGCGATCGTCGGCAAGTACATCGACCTCCCCGACGCCTACCTGTCGGTGGCCGAGGCGCTGCGTGCCGGCGGCTTCGCCCACGAGGCCAAGGTGAAGCTGCGCTGGGTCGCCAGCGACGACTGCCAGACCCCCGAGGGCGCCCGCAAGCACCTCGGTGACGTCGACGGCATCTGCGTGCCCGGCGGCTTCGGCATCCGTGGCCTGGAGGGCAAGCTCGGCGCGCTGACTTTCGCCCGCACCCACGGCGTACCGGCCCTGGGCCTGTGCCTGGGCCTGCAGAGCATGGTCATCGAGTACGCCCGCAACGTGCTGGGCCTCGAGGGCGCCGACTCGACCGAGTTCGACCCCGACAGCCCCGTCCCGGTGATCGTGACGATGGAGGAGCAGAAGTCCTTCGTCGAGGGCGCCGGCAACCTCGGCGGCACGATGCGCCTGGGCGCCTACCCGGCCAAGCTCGGCGCCGGCACGCTGGCGCGCGACCTCTACGGCACCGAGATGGTCGAGGAGCGCCACCGTCACCGCTACGAGGTCAACAACACCTACCGCGACCAGCTCAACGAGGCCGGCCTCGTCATCTCCGGCGTCAACCCCGACCTCGACCTGGTCGAGTTCGTCGAGCTGTCGCGCGACGTGCACCCCTTCTACATCGGCACCCAGGCCCACCCGGAGCTCAAGTCGCGCCCGACCCGCCCGCACCCGCTCTTCGCCGGCCTGGTCGGCGCCGCGCTCGCCCGCCAGAAGGAACTGCGCATCCCTGTCGACCAGGACGCCTGAGCGTGACCGAGGAACTGGCGGACCGGCCCGCTTCGTGGCCGGTGCACAGTTCCCGGTGCTCCACGCCGACGCGTGGGTCGTGGAGGTCGTCGAGGACCAGATCAGCCGCCCGGGCCATCCTGAGCAGCAGTTCGGGCGCATCGCGGTGCGCCACCCCGGGGCCGTGATGGTGCTCGCCGTCGACGACGACGAGCAGGTCTTCCTCCTCAAGCAGTACCGCCACACCTCGCAGCACGTGTTCGTCGAGATCCCCGCCGGGGTCCGCGACAGCGAGGGCGAGCCGCCGTTGGAGACGGCGCGGCGGAGAGCTGCAGGAGGAGGCCGAGCTCGCCGCCCGTGACTGGCGGCTGCTGCTCAGCACCTACCCGTCGGCGGGGATCCTCAGCGAGACCCACGACATCTTCCTGGCTCGTGGCCTCAGCCACTCCCCGCGGGGCGACTTCGAGCTCGCCCACGAGGAGGCGGAGATGGAGACCTTCTGGGTCCCCTTCGACGACCTGCTCGCCGCGGTGCTGCGGGGCGACGTACGCGAGGGGCCGCTCGTCCAGGCCGTGCTGGCGTACGAGGTGCTTCGCGCGCGAGGAGAGCTGTGACGGCCGACGTCACGCGGGCGGTGCGCACCTACCTCGACCACCTCAGCGTCGAGCGCGGACTGGCCGACAACACGTTGACGTCGTACCGCCGTGACCTGAAGCGCTACCTCGACTTCCTCGCCACGCAGCAGGTCGACGACCTCGGCAGCGTCACCGAGCAGGTCGTCACCGCCTTCCTGTCCTACCTGCGCGACGGCGACGCAGACCACCCGCCGCTGGGGGCCAGCTCGGCTGCCCGCACGGTGGTGGCGGTGCGTGGCTTCCACAAGTTCGCGCTGCGCGACGGACTCACCACCACCGACCCGGCCGCGGCGGTGCGTCCACCGAGCCAGACCAAGCGGCTGCCCAAGGCGCTGCCGCTCTCCGACGTCGAGGCGATCCTGGAGGCCGCCGGGGCCCCGGGCACCGTGCTCGCGCTGCGCGACCGCGCGCTGCTCGAGGTGCTCTACGGCACCGGTGCCCGGATCTCCGAGGCCGTCGGCCTCGACGTCGACGACCTCGACCTCATCGACCGGACCGTGCTGCTGCGCGGCAAGGGAAGCAAGGAGCGACTGGTGCCCGTGGGCTCGTACGCCTGTGAAGCCGTGGAGGTCTACCTCACCCGAGGCAGGCCCGAGCTGGTCAGCCAGGGCAAGGGCACCCCGGCGCTCTTCCTCAACGCCCGTGGCGGGCGTCTGTCGCGCCAGAGTGCCTGGTCGGTCCTGGTGAAGGCCGCCGATCGCGCCGGCGTCAGCCAGGACGTCTCGCCGCACACCCTGCGCCACTCGTTCGCCACCCACCTGCTCGACGGTGGGGCGGACGTACGTGTCGTGCAGGAGCTGCTCGGTCACGCCTCGGTCACCACCACGCAGGTCTACACCCTCGTCACCGTCGACAGCCTGCGCGAGGTCTTCGCGACGGCCCACCCCAGGGCGCGTGGCTGATGGCGGGCAAGAACTGGTGGGAGGGCACGAGCGACCCGGACGGCCTCCTCGACGCCTTCACCGCGTGGGCGGACGAGCAGCAGCTGTCGCTCTACCCCCACCAGGAAGAGGCGGTGATGGAGCTGCTCGCGGGCAGCAACGTCGTCCTGGCCACCCCACCGGGTCGGGCAAGTCGCTCGTCGCGCTGGCGGCGCACGGCGCCGCGCTCGCGACCGACCGCGTCTCCTTCTACACCGCGCCGATCAAGGCGCTGGTGAGCGAGAAGTTCTTCAGCCTCTGCGAGACCTTCGGAGCCGACAACGTCGGAATGCTGACCGGGGACGCGTCGGTCAACGCCGACGCCCCGGTGATTTGCTGCACCGCGGAGGTGCTGGCCAACATCGCCCTGCGCGAGGGGGCCGACGCCGACGTCGGCCTGGTGGTGATGGACGAGTTCCACTACTACGGCGAGCCCGACCGCGGCTGGGCGTGGCAGGTGCCGCTGCTGGAGCTGCCGCAGGCCCAGTTCGTGCTGATGTCGGCCACCCTGGGCGACACCACGGCCCTGCGTGAGGACCTCACCCGGCGCAACGGCCGGGAGACTGCCCTCGTCGACGACGCCGAGCGTCCCGTGCCCCTCGACTTCAGCTGGTCGGTCGAGCACCTCGACGACACCCTCCTCGAGCTGGTGCAGACAACCAGTCACCCGTCTACGTCGTGCACTTCACCCAGGCCGCCGCGGTCGAGCACGCCACCTCCCTGCTCAAGCCGCTGGGCAAGTCGCCGCAGGCCGACGAGCTCAACGAGCGCCTCCGCGGCTTCCGGTTCGGGGCGGGCTTCGGCAAGACCCTGTCGAAGCTGCTCAAGGCCGGGATCGGCGTGCACCACGCCGGCATGCTGCCCAAGTACCGTCGCCTCGTGGAGCAGCTCGCGCAGGCGGGCTGCTGCGGGTCATCTGCGGCACCGACACGCTCGGCGTCGGCATCAACGTCCCGATCCGGACCGTGCTCTTCACGGGCCTGGCGAAGTTCGACGGCAACCGACAGCGGATCCTGCGCAGCCGCGAGTTCCTCCAGATCGCCGGACGTGCGGGGCGAGCGGGCTACGACACGGCCGGCTACGTCGTGGTCCAGGCGCCCGAGCACGTCATCGACAACGAGAAGGCGAAGGCGAAGGCCGAGGCCAAGAACGCCGCCAACCCGAAGAAGAAGTCGAAGGCCCAGCTCAAGAAGGCGCCCGAGGGCACCGTCGTGTGGACCGAGCAGACCTTCACCAAGCTCGTCGAGGGGAGGCCCGAGCCGCTGCAGAGCCGGATGAAGGTCGACAACTCGATGATCCTCAACGTGGTCGCCGCGAGGAGGACGCCTTCGGCGTGCTGCGCGGCTGCTCAACGACAACCACGAGGACCGCCGCAACCAGCTCAAGTTGTCGCGCCGTGCGCTGCGCCTGGCGCGCAGCCTCGTGCGTACGGGCGTGCTCACCCGCCTCGACGAGGTCGACGAGTTCGGTCGCCGCTACGTGCTGACCACGACGCTGCCGTCGGACTTCGCGCTCAACCAGCCGCTCAGCCACTTCGCGCTCGCCGCGCTCGAGGTCCTGGACGAGGAGTCGGAGAACTACACCCTCGATCTGGTCTCGGTGATGGAGTCGGTGCTCGAGGCGCCCCGCCAGATCCTCTTCGCCCAGCAGTTCGCCGCGCGCGGCGAGGCCGTGCAGGAGATGAAGGCCGACGGGATCGAGTACGAGGAGCGGATGGCGCTCCTGGAGGAGATCACCTGGCCGCAGCCGCTCGCCCCGCTGCTCGGCGCCCTCTACGAGACCTACCGCCAGACCCACCCGTGGCTGCCCGAGGACGGTCTGACGCCGAAGTCGATCGTGCGTGAGATGTACGAGCAGGGCATGGGGTTCACCGACTTCGTCGGTCGCTACCAGCTCGCGCGCTCCGAGGGGCTGCTGCTGCGCTACCTCACCGACGCCTACCGGGCGCTGCGGCACTCGGTGCCCGAGCGCCACCACACCGAGGAGTTCGAGGGCCTGGTGGAGTGGCTGGGCGAGGTCGTCCGGCAGACCGACTCCTCGCTCATCGACGAGTGGGAGGCGCTCTCGGACCCCGCCCACGTGCCGGGGGCCGTGGCCCACCACGAGCCGCCGAGCAGCCCGCGGCCGCTCAGCCTGCGCGAGCGGGCCTTCGCGGTGATGGTCCGCAACGCCATGTGGGCCCGGGTCCAGGGCGTGGCCCGCGACGACCTCGACGCGTTGATGCGTCTGGAGCGTGACGCGGCGGACCGGTTCGAGCCGGCGCGTGAGGTGGTGATGACACGCTCGGCCTGGGACGAGGCGATCGAGGCCTACTACGACGAGCACGAACGGGTCGGCACCGACGCCGACGCGCGGGGACCGTCGTACCTGCAGCTGGGGCCCGAGGAGACCGGCGAGCCGGTCGGTGCCGAGGAAGGCGTGCGGGCGCGCGTACGACGCGTGGTGCAGACGCTGGCCGACCCCGAGGGGCACCGCGACTGGGTGATCGAGGGGGTCGTCGACTGCGACGCCACCGACGAGGCCGGCGAGCTGGTCCTGGCGACCAGTGCCATGCGCCGGATGGACTGACGCACCGCCGACGGGGCTCCACAGGCTTCTCCACAGGCGGAGATCGGCTGTGGACGTGGCGGGGGAGCGGTGCACAGATTCGCGGGCTGGCTTGGGGGTTTCGGTGGTCGGGTTGTGACGCCGGAATCGGGGGGCCTAGAGTCGCGCCACAGGGCGAGAAGTCGCCGTGTCGACAAAACGGCGCAGCAGAGACGTGGTGAGGTGACGAGTGGACGGATCGATCCCGGGGTTCCCCGGCAGCAACGCCATGGAGATGCCCCCGTCGGTCGCCCCGACGCGAGCCACTGCCTCGCCCACCACCCGACCTGATTCCGGAGACGAGACCCTCGTGAGTGACCCCATCGCCTTTCCCATCCCCGTGACCCGGGAGATGGAGATCGGGCCGACCGGGCGTCCGCTCCCGGTCTTCCCGGAGCCGCAGCCGGTCGCCGAGCACGGGCCCGCCCGCGTGGTGGCGATGTGCAACCAGAAGGGTGGGGTCGGCAAGACCACGACCACCATCAATCTGGGCGCCTCGCTTGCCGAGTTCGGCCGCAAGGTCCTGCTCGTCGACTTCGACCCGCAGGGCTCCCTCTCGGTCGGCCTGGGCCTCAACCCGCACGAGATGGACTACACGATCTACAACCTGCTGATGCAGCGTGACGTGGAGTTCGACGAGGTCGTGGTGCCCTCCGGCGTCCCCGGGATGGACCTGCTGCCCTCCAACATCGACCTGTCGGCCGCCGAGGTGCAGCTGGTGCACGAGGTCGCCCGCGAGCAGACCCTGCAGCGGGTGCTCGCGCCGGTGCTCGACCGCTACGACGTCATCCTCATCGACTGCCAGCCCTCGCTCGGCCTGCTCACGGTCAACGCCCTGACCGCTTCCGACGGCGTGCTGATCCCGCTCGAGTGCGAGTACTTCGCGCTGCGCGGCGTCGCGCTGCTCAAGACCACGATCGACAAGGTCCAGGAGCGCCTGAACCCCAAGCTCGAGGTCGACGGAGTCCTGGGCACCATGTTCGACGGCCGCACGCTGCACAGCCGGGAGGTCATGGAGCGCCTGGTCCAGGCGTGGGGCGACAAGGTCTTCCACACCGTCATCCGCCGCACCGTGAAGTTCTCCGACTCCACGGTCGCCGGTGAGCCGATCACCACCTACGCGTCGACGTCGCCCGGCGCCGACTCCTACCGCCAGCTCGCGAAGGAGGTGCTCGCCCGGTGGCTCGACGGGTGAGTGTTCCCTCCGCGGACGAGCTCTTCCGGCCCACGACCGACGCTCCCGAGGAGCCGGTCGTACGCGCCGTCCCCGATGTTGGCAGCGCCCCTCGCGCCGCCAAGCCGGTGAAGAAGGCTGCCCCGGCCAAGAAGGCGGCGTCGCGCCGGACCAGCGGCCGGGTGCGCCATGACGAGAAGATGACGGTCTACGTCACCTCCGACGAGCTGCTCGAGCTGGAGCACGCCCGGCTCGCCCTGCGCAGCGCGCACGGCCTGGCCGTGGACCGTGGCCGGATCGTGCGCGAGGCCGTGGCCCTGGTGCTCGCGGACCTCGAGGCCCACGGCGAGGAGAGCGCCCTGGTCCGTCGACTCACCGAGGAGTGAGCCGCGGATGACGCCGGTCGTCCGGGAGGTCGACCCCGTCGGCGTGAAGGAGGGCGAGGCTCCCGAGCAGCATGGTTTTGCCGTGCGCCTCGACAACTTCGAGGGTCCCTTCGACCTGCTGCTGCAGCTCATCGCCAAGCACAAGCTGGACGTCACCGAGGTGGCCCTGTCGAAGGTCACCGACGAGTTCATCGCCCACGTGAAGGCCGCCGGTCCGGTCTGGGACCTCGAGCAGACGACGTCGTTCCTCCTCGTGGCCTCGACGCTGCTCGACCTCAAGGCCGCGCGACTGCTGCCCCAGGGCGACGTCGAGGACGAGGAGGACCTGGCGCTGCTGGAGGCGCGCGACCTGCTCTTCGCGCGGCTGCTGCAGTACAAGGCGTTCAAGCAGGTGGCCGCCGTCCTGGAGACGCGCCTGGCCGGTGAGTCGCTGCGCCACCCCCGCTCGGTCGCGATGGAGGAGTGCTTCGCCTCCCTGCTGCCCGAGGTGCTGATCGGCGTGGGGCTGGAGCAGTTCGCCCAGCTCGCCGCCAAGGCGATGTCGCCCAAGCCGGTCGTCGAGGTCTCGCTCCAGCACATCCACTCCGCCAAGGTCAGCGTGCGCGAGCAGGCCCACCTGGTGGTCGACCGGCTCCGGCGCCACGGCACGCTGACCTTCCGCGCGCTCTGCGGTGACTCGCCCGACAAGCTGACCACCGTGGCGCGCTTCCTGGCGCTGCTGGAGCTCTTCCGGGAGTCGGTGATCTCGTTCGAGCAGGTCACCCCGCTGGGGGAGCTCACGGTGCGCTGGACGGGCAGTGAGGACGCCGACGTGGAGATCACCGACGAGTTCGACGGCACGGCGCCCGACGACGTACGACCCGAGCAGGAGGAGCAGGCATGACGCAGGAGACGGAGGCCGCCGTGGCTGAGGAGAGCGTGCCGGTCCTGCCGTTGCGGCCCGCCCTCGAGGCGGTGCTGATGGTCGCCGACGAGCCCCAGGACGCCATGGCGCTGGCCTCGGTCGTCGGTCACCCGGTGGCCGACGTGGAGGAGGCGCTGGTCGCGCTGTCGCAGGAGTACACGGCACAGGACCGTGGCTTCGACCTGCGCAACGTCGCCGGGGGGTGGCGCTACTACACCCGGGAGGCGTACGCCGGCGCCGTCGAGGCCTTCGTGCTCGACGGCCAGCAGGCGCGGCTCACGCAGGCGGCCCTGGAGACCCTGGCCGTGGTGGCCTACAAGCAGCCGGTGTCGCGGGCCCGCGTCTCCGCGATCCGCGGCGTCAACGTCGACGGCGTCATGCGTACGCTCGTCTCGCGCGGCCTGGTCGCACCGTCGGGCACCGACGAGACGTCGGGCGCCCACCTCTACCGCACCACGAGATACTTCCTGGAGCGCATCGGCGTCACCAGCCTCGACGAGTTGCCGGAGCTGGCGCCCTACCTGCCGGACATGGACGACCTCGAGGACGAGCTCAGCGCCCTGGCCGGTCCCGGTGTGGAGGAGAAGGCCCGCGCGGCGGAGAATGGACCGTCCAGCCCGACCGAGCCCGACAGCGAGCCTGCGCACTGATGAACACTCCCGAGGAACGCCGCCACATCAGCACCGACGAGGACGGCATGATCCGTCTGCAGAAGCTGCTGGCGCAGTCGGGCGTCGCCTCGCGCCGCAAGTGTGAGGAGCTGATGCTCGACGGTCTCGTGGAGGTCAACGGTGAGGTGGTCACCCGGCTCGGCACCAAGGTCGACCCCGCCACCGCGGTGATCCGCGTCGACGGCGAGCGGCTGCCGCCGATCACCGCCCACGTCTACCTGGTGCTCAACAAGCCCCGGGGCGTGGTCTCCACGATGTCCGACCCCGAGGGCGACGCTGCCTCGGTGACCTGGTCGCCGACCGGCCCGAGCGTCTCTTCCACGTAGGGCGGCTCGACACCGACACCACCGGGCTGATCCTGCTCACCAACGACGGCGACTTCGCCCACCGGATGGCGCACCCCTCGTTCGAGGTCGAGAAGACCTACGTCGCCGAGGTCGAGG includes these proteins:
- a CDS encoding CTP synthase is translated as MKSRNATKHVFVTGGVVSSLGKGLTASSLGSLLKARGMTVTMQKLDPYLNVDPGTMNPFEHGEVFVTNDGAETDLDVGHYERFLDTDLNAIANVTTGQVYSTVIAKERRGDYLGDTVQVIPHITNEIKDRILAMGGEGIDLVITEIGGTVGDIESLPFLEAARQVRHQIGRENCFFIHVSLVPFIGPSGELKTKPTQHSVAALRNIGIQPDAIVCRADRDLPAGIKRKIALMCDVDDEAVITCPDAPSIYDIPKVLHREGLDAYVVRRLDLPFRDVDWTSWDDLLRRVHHPKEEVTIAIVGKYIDLPDAYLSVAEALRAGGFAHEAKVKLRWVASDDCQTPEGARKHLGDVDGICVPGGFGIRGLEGKLGALTFARTHGVPALGLCLGLQSMVIEYARNVLGLEGADSTEFDPDSPVPVIVTMEEQKSFVEGAGNLGGTMRLGAYPAKLGAGTLARDLYGTEMVEERHRHRYEVNNTYRDQLNEAGLVISGVNPDLDLVEFVELSRDVHPFYIGTQAHPELKSRPTRPHPLFAGLVGAALARQKELRIPVDQDA
- a CDS encoding segregation and condensation protein A encodes the protein MTPVVREVDPVGVKEGEAPEQHGFAVRLDNFEGPFDLLLQLIAKHKLDVTEVALSKVTDEFIAHVKAAGPVWDLEQTTSFLLVASTLLDLKAARLLPQGDVEDEEDLALLEARDLLFARLLQYKAFKQVAAVLETRLAGESLRHPRSVAMEECFASLLPEVLIGVGLEQFAQLAAKAMSPKPVVEVSLQHIHSAKVSVREQAHLVVDRLRRHGTLTFRALCGDSPDKLTTVARFLALLELFRESVISFEQVTPLGELTVRWTGSEDADVEITDEFDGTAPDDVRPEQEEQA
- the steA gene encoding putative cytokinetic ring protein SteA — encoded protein: MKFASRTRQTPDLPGTSGTARVDRRARALLARLAPGDVAVIDLLDLDRATAQALVDSRVVAVLNASSMISGRYPNLGPQVLADAGVLMVDQLGPTLFTSVKDGEKVRVDGETVHAGEGRVLSGRLLGADRVRELTDDARSGLSHQLESFTHNSTEFLRREQDLLLHGQGVPVPRTKIADRPVVVVVPGRDYVEELAAVRRFVAEQRPVLVGVDRGADAIRSARLRPDIVVVSANAGDDELPEPKTLKSARDVILRVDRGANRNAGERFTKLGVTPLLFESTATTEDAALILADAQHASVIVGVGMHATLDEFLDRQRAGLASTYLTRLKVGPRLVDATAVPTLYSGRVRPRHLLAVVVAGAVALAAAIGTTPVGQEWADALTASSPTFSTSSRGCSSDLVPYPCRHPRGRLPGARHRRRARWGSAQRAGPRQ
- a CDS encoding ParA family protein, which produces MEIGPTGRPLPVFPEPQPVAEHGPARVVAMCNQKGGVGKTTTTINLGASLAEFGRKVLLVDFDPQGSLSVGLGLNPHEMDYTIYNLLMQRDVEFDEVVVPSGVPGMDLLPSNIDLSAAEVQLVHEVAREQTLQRVLAPVLDRYDVILIDCQPSLGLLTVNALTASDGVLIPLECEYFALRGVALLKTTIDKVQERLNPKLEVDGVLGTMFDGRTLHSREVMERLVQAWGDKVFHTVIRRTVKFSDSTVAGEPITTYASTSPGADSYRQLAKEVLARWLDG
- the scpB gene encoding SMC-Scp complex subunit ScpB yields the protein MTQETEAAVAEESVPVLPLRPALEAVLMVADEPQDAMALASVVGHPVADVEEALVALSQEYTAQDRGFDLRNVAGGWRYYTREAYAGAVEAFVLDGQQARLTQAALETLAVVAYKQPVSRARVSAIRGVNVDGVMRTLVSRGLVAPSGTDETSGAHLYRTTRYFLERIGVTSLDELPELAPYLPDMDDLEDELSALAGPGVEEKARAAENGPSSPTEPDSEPAH
- the xerD gene encoding site-specific tyrosine recombinase XerD, with translation MTADVTRAVRTYLDHLSVERGLADNTLTSYRRDLKRYLDFLATQQVDDLGSVTEQVVTAFLSYLRDGDADHPPLGASSAARTVVAVRGFHKFALRDGLTTTDPAAAVRPPSQTKRLPKALPLSDVEAILEAAGAPGTVLALRDRALLEVLYGTGARISEAVGLDVDDLDLIDRTVLLRGKGSKERLVPVGSYACEAVEVYLTRGRPELVSQGKGTPALFLNARGGRLSRQSAWSVLVKAADRAGVSQDVSPHTLRHSFATHLLDGGADVRVVQELLGHASVTTTQVYTLVTVDSLREVFATAHPRARG
- a CDS encoding NUDIX domain-containing protein, whose amino-acid sequence is MAGAQFPVLHADAWVVEVVEDQISRPGHPEQQFGRIAVRHPGAVMVLAVDDDEQVFLLKQYRHTSQHVFVEIPAGVRDSEGEPPLETARRRAAGGGRARRP